One Pieris napi chromosome 24, ilPieNapi1.2, whole genome shotgun sequence DNA window includes the following coding sequences:
- the LOC125061814 gene encoding basic salivary proline-rich protein 2-like isoform X2 produces MRGRGVPGMRGRGGPPRGGGMPPRGGPRGGFRGAPMRGGPRGGFRGAPMRGGGDRGGRFPPGPQGPGPHPVPTIESRGPPQRGGFGNNRGGPGGMRGRGGFAPRGDRGGPPHMRGRGGRGGGPMGGPPVGPPMHDLHEPSGPRPMPQGAPAPAPYKRTSGPPHGGGLGAPKRGRFDGPRGGGGGGRPSAGGYQPPQHNPAPQPNGYEPVHTGYQPYEQPPADPYAAPSYTSNSYQGGSYSSPAPAPASTGYNSGYGSNYGYSTGQGGYENDNYSNSGGAGDAGYGASEPAYTAQEYDSYGQPVYPYQQQQQQHQQPQQYNANYGSW; encoded by the exons ATGAGAGGCCG AGGTGTTCCCGGTATGAGAGGCAGAGGTGGACCACCACGGGGCGGTGGAATGCCGCCACGTGGCGGTCCTCGTGGTGGATTCCGCGGAGCGCCCATGCGTGGCGGTCCTCGTGGTGGATTCCGCGGAGCGCCTATGCGTGGCGGCGGCGATCGCGGTGGCCGCTTCCCACCGGGGCCTCAAGGTCCTGGCCCACACCCAGTTCCTACAATAGAAAGCAGGGGACCTCCACAAA GAGGTGGATTTGGCAATAACCGAGGTGGTCCCGGTGGTATGAGAGGCCGTGGGGGCTTTGCACCTCGCGGAGACAGGGGTGGCCCACCACACATGAGGG gtaGGGGAGGTAGGGGTGGTGGCCCTATGGGTGGTCCCCCAGTAGGGCCTCCCATGCATGACCTACATGAGCCCAGTGGTCCACGACCTATGCCTCAAGGAGCCCCTGCACCCGCACCCTACAAACGAACAAGTGGGCCACCACATGGAGGAGGACTGGGAGCACCTAAACGTGGAAG GTTTGATGGCCCCCGTGGTGGTGGTGGTGGTGGCAGACCCTCAGCGGGAGGTTACCAGCCCCCACAACACAATCCAGCCCCACAGCCCAATGGATATGAGCCAGT TCATACAGGATACCAACCTTACGAACAGCCACCGGCCGACCCATATGCGGCACCTTCATACACCTCAAA CTCCTATCAAGGAGGCAGTTACTCATCTCCGGCTCCAGCGCCAGCTTCGACGGGATACAATTCGGGATACGGCTCTAACTATGGCTACTCAACAGGCCAAGGGGGATATGAAAATGATAATTACAG TAATTCTGGTGGGGCCGGAGACGCGGGCTACGGAGCCAGCGAACCGGCCTACACGGCCCAAGAATACGACTCGTATGGTCAGCCCGTATACCCATaccaacaacaacaacaacaacaccAACAACCCCAACAGTACAACGCTAACTATG GCAGTTGGTGA
- the LOC125061814 gene encoding basic salivary proline-rich protein 2-like isoform X1: MRGRGVPGMRGRGGPPRGGGMPPRGGPRGGFRGAPMRGGPRGGFRGAPMRGGGDRGGRFPPGPQGPGPHPVPTIESRGPPQRGGFGNNRGGPGGMRGRGGFAPRGDRGGPPHMRGRGGRGGGPMGGPPVGPPMHDLHEPSGPRPMPQGAPAPAPYKRTSGPPHGGGLGAPKRGRFDGPRGGGGGGRPSAGGYQPPQHNPAPQPNGYEPVHTGYQPYEQPPADPYAAPSYTSNSYQGGSYSSPAPAPASTGYNSGYGSNYGYSTGQGGYENDNYSNSGGAGDAGYGASEPAYTAQEYDSYGQPVYPYQQQQQQHQQPQQYNANYEYG; the protein is encoded by the exons ATGAGAGGCCG AGGTGTTCCCGGTATGAGAGGCAGAGGTGGACCACCACGGGGCGGTGGAATGCCGCCACGTGGCGGTCCTCGTGGTGGATTCCGCGGAGCGCCCATGCGTGGCGGTCCTCGTGGTGGATTCCGCGGAGCGCCTATGCGTGGCGGCGGCGATCGCGGTGGCCGCTTCCCACCGGGGCCTCAAGGTCCTGGCCCACACCCAGTTCCTACAATAGAAAGCAGGGGACCTCCACAAA GAGGTGGATTTGGCAATAACCGAGGTGGTCCCGGTGGTATGAGAGGCCGTGGGGGCTTTGCACCTCGCGGAGACAGGGGTGGCCCACCACACATGAGGG gtaGGGGAGGTAGGGGTGGTGGCCCTATGGGTGGTCCCCCAGTAGGGCCTCCCATGCATGACCTACATGAGCCCAGTGGTCCACGACCTATGCCTCAAGGAGCCCCTGCACCCGCACCCTACAAACGAACAAGTGGGCCACCACATGGAGGAGGACTGGGAGCACCTAAACGTGGAAG GTTTGATGGCCCCCGTGGTGGTGGTGGTGGTGGCAGACCCTCAGCGGGAGGTTACCAGCCCCCACAACACAATCCAGCCCCACAGCCCAATGGATATGAGCCAGT TCATACAGGATACCAACCTTACGAACAGCCACCGGCCGACCCATATGCGGCACCTTCATACACCTCAAA CTCCTATCAAGGAGGCAGTTACTCATCTCCGGCTCCAGCGCCAGCTTCGACGGGATACAATTCGGGATACGGCTCTAACTATGGCTACTCAACAGGCCAAGGGGGATATGAAAATGATAATTACAG TAATTCTGGTGGGGCCGGAGACGCGGGCTACGGAGCCAGCGAACCGGCCTACACGGCCCAAGAATACGACTCGTATGGTCAGCCCGTATACCCATaccaacaacaacaacaacaacaccAACAACCCCAACAGTACAACGCTAACTATG